The Triticum aestivum cultivar Chinese Spring unplaced genomic scaffold, IWGSC CS RefSeq v2.1 scaffold234653, whole genome shotgun sequence genomic sequence GGGAAGCGTGTACCTGAAGAGGGAGACCTGCACGAGGTTGGAGGGCCACCACATGCTCGCCGGCTCCACGAGGTACCGCCGGAATATGCCCGCCCACCCGAACCCGAGCACCTGGGTGGTGAGCACCACGAGGAGGGAGACGAAGAAGGATAGATTCTTGCCGTAGAAGACGCGGACGGCGGTGACGACGTGGATGGCGTAGACGGTGCCGGCGCCGGCGTTGGCGAAGATTGTGATCAGCACGTGCTCCTTCACGTTGAAGGGGCCCGGGTTGAGGGTGAACTCATACGGCCTGCCGCGGAAGAAGGCGCGCTCCGGCAGCGCGGCCGCCATGAGCCGTCCGAGCGGCACGACGGCGACCTGGGCGGAGATGGCCGTGACGGTGAGCGGCTCCTTGCGGTACCAGAAGAACTGGTTGAGGAAGGAGAGCACGGCGCAGGAGAGGACGCCGAGGACCCACATCCGGAACGTCAGCACCGGCGTGTCCGGGTCGTCGCCCACCGGCACCGTCAGCGCCACCTGCTCGATCGGCGagttctccccctcctcctcctcgtcccgctcCGGCGAGCTGCGGGACGTCGACGACGGCACTGCATGGGGAGCAGAGACCGGTTAAATGGCCAGCAGCAGCGGCAGCTGGAGCAgaggcgcgtgcgtgcgtgcgtggaaCGAGCGGCGAGCCGGAGACGCCGAGCTTACGGAGTGGGGAGGTGATGCGGTCGCCATCGAGCTCCCCGTCCTCCGCTTCTTGGTGGGAGCGGGAGGAGGACGCCATGGCTAGCTCCTCTTCTGTTTCCGTGGCTGGCGTTCTTGTTGATCCTCCGCGCGCGGTAATTCTTCTTGAGCTGTGACGACGTCGTTGCTGCATAGTAGTTTAATTGCGCGCGATGCACGCGTCCATATATCTAATCAACTGATGAGTAGTACGAGGATGAATACATACACCCTAAGAAAATCATAAACAAAAATGGTAAAGCTACGGGCAGAATCCAAACATAAATTCCACACCGAAAGGAAACTTTGCAGACATAAGCAAATATAGATTTCATTTATAATTTGGTGGCCTAGCAGTGTCACACATTTTACTACATCAGAAAATAAAAAACGTTATAATCATGCATGTCGG encodes the following:
- the LOC123177066 gene encoding oligopeptide transporter 7 gives rise to the protein MQQRRRHSSRRITARGGSTRTPATETEEELAMASSSRSHQEAEDGELDGDRITSPLLPSSTSRSSPERDEEEEGENSPIEQVALTVPVGDDPDTPVLTFRMWVLGVLSCAVLSFLNQFFWYRKEPLTVTAISAQVAVVPLGRLMAAALPERAFFRGRPYEFTLNPGPFNVKEHVLITIFANAGAGTVYAIHVVTAVRVFYGKNLSFFVSLLVVLTTQVLGFGWAGIFRRYLVEPASMWWPSNLVQVSLF